A single region of the Gossypium arboreum isolate Shixiya-1 chromosome 12, ASM2569848v2, whole genome shotgun sequence genome encodes:
- the LOC108478068 gene encoding uncharacterized protein LOC108478068, with protein MARHVRCLLCHACRSPTPWTTGSKVGYNVFVCDMCVNGGDRAQNDDHKDEEDADSNDDDAHNQVVPWCSISNTLSSASTSSGGEREIVLSIFLKLRAKISCGYVSSKAKWRVYQVKRGKTKPASVELEKRGEDGVRTNKGR; from the exons ATGGCGAGACACGTGAGGTGTCTTCTCTGTCACGCCTGCCGGTCTCCCACTCCATGGACAACTGGTTCCAAGGTTGGTTACAACGTCTTCGTTTGCGACATGTGCGTCAATGGCGGTGATCGAGCCCAAAATGACGACCACAAAGACGAAGAAGATGCAGATTCTAATGATGATGATGCCCATAATCAGGTGGTGCCATGGTGCTCAATATCCAATACACTTTCGTCGGCTTCCACTTCTTCTGGTGGTGAGCGAGAG ATTGTATTATCTATTTTCTTGAAATTGAGGGCTAAGATTTCTTGCGGATATGTTAGCAGCAAGGCGAAGTGGAGGGTTTATCAAGTAAAAAGAGGTAAG ACCAAACCGGCTTCAGTCGAATTAGAGAAGCGCGGTGAAGACGGAGTCAGAACAAACAAAGGCAGATAA